Proteins encoded together in one Jaculus jaculus isolate mJacJac1 chromosome 7, mJacJac1.mat.Y.cur, whole genome shotgun sequence window:
- the Casp8ap2 gene encoding CASP8-associated protein 2 isoform X1: protein MAADDDNGDGTSLFDIFSASPLKHTDEGSLDIYAGLDSTISDSTSKSCVSFRNCLDLYEEILTEEGTAKEATYNDLQVEYGKCQLQMKELMKKFKEIQTQNLNLKNENQSLKKNISALIKTARVEINRKDEEINNLHQRLSEFPPFRNNKTRISDVVKIKDTRSRSPYLDGCSETDHRVKSDVSKDVHLNTSLPNLGKEGKSHSEAQNPLHVPTCIEKHCANGFWSYSDHQVGEGNSNENNRRERKDIRHGQYSSGTDKTQKDTNSSCGLGESKNKEDSPRLQGNPEKHGHGERKAKNKHSKLKSTDGIHKSERSEKVTYRERSHARVESQNDKNLERQSERLQNTSREELQSLEKAERKSDPKPKTVVKDQEYWRRSDRALLPHSKNEIKSYNSSKYHLEERRGREYCNRDRGTSSHGFHGGRSSSSLTSSKTNKYMYSKEVSVMHHWENVPERQKVERHRTEERRKRERENKEENRHMRKDKKSPVEHLQKINKEATKITVDIKRQNEPKNDKDEISNEVSKGTGKEFAVKAENGPSETKNKDLKLSFMEKLNLTLSPAKKQPVSQDNQYQITDDPKSSGVCDSESPKNTKIVTYVPSVSEHDTEETESKLLEPKDALLISELRIGVPESKTEEENTSLVKSVENISCEMFICDTELSFSTPVEMKQARSLLPLVEVEKTNVCARPVASVVMDVLPIDASQKLGLELDTKRHDGLDSSDISEGMERKVVLSTKTAKSSESLLQPLVEEAAVLPVNHTKDNNPSFELSLVDKPMVDNKSCHLEPCLPADTLASLPQQAQSMDHMIEIEETNSVYHDDENSVLSIDFNHLRPIPEAISPLNSPVRPVAKILRMESPTAISLFNSRHKDGFPSDSAHSTFKNHSDLNKENHKAVPKFDKCTEANSCKNSFLDELEEGEIRSDSEESIPQKDSGKSTSTRAAAEVQNTEPIPGDGKSTVHSHKGDSKMSVKIHQNNNRCDKRPSEPSKTEKKDKTMSISTLEKILPIIPAPSSIWEIMHMLRMIGKHVRKNYMKFKVKFSLIQFHRIIESATLSFTSLIKYLDLSKICKSVTTLQNNLCDIIECNLKQVKKNGIVDRLFEQQQPDMKKKLWKFVDEQLDYLFEKLKKILVKFCDSLNFGIDNNGEKPGKKYKEKTQYSNCHKKNLDNYNKEMQRKQLSKPEEFMNYKSLLLCKKKEKLDDKNTNANTVEHNIKRSFNTCFDNIKSSESEEQSLELNYPSTPKPGRHEGSTIEDTQIPQHTEFKAERSFQILTEQQASSLTFNLVSDAQMGEIFKSLLQGSDLLDSSGNCTEKNEWELKTPEKPMLENMKGESTPTCITEELVAGVASPCPKVISDDNWSLLSSEKGPSLSSGLALPVHPDVLDENCMFEALSKDVCSSEKSKPCTSSILFEDLAVSLTVPSPLKSDGHLSFLKPEVLPNSTPEEVISAHFSEDALLEEEDASEQDIHLALESDNSSSKSSCSSWTSRSVAPGFQYHPNLPMHAVIMEKSNDHFIVKIRRAAPSTSPTRKHSKMPEGSVASLPRIAKEADEASEREPVSCQSIVFKAAEDLENSDKNVDTSKSTYKEQNSSIQAQAPSMYDFLKDSSSKVGHCDEVADACLGSHQVWEPKVPKKLEGLPSGEKVPHTVEDDLPTTCIDLTKDPVTETKNFGELLEVTVLNIDHLEHSESNLDQSAQILGKSLQSDTTDAFIDLTQDATDESKNEGSNPMLAVEGLECQVICVDEDNCKEEKMLSTNSPLNCIVEETCIDLTPESPGSCEIKKDALKSKLPLNSDSLMLPGTLDNAHKKRKNCSGLNHSPKRQRKETNLASKEKTKKFSQDSGEDEEAYGKKSNKKKAPAVNLSLKASPGINDSDTSLGTSPISLSAKNVIKKKGEIIVSWTRNDDREILLECQKRMPSLKTFTYLAVKLNKNPNQVSERFQQLKKLFEKSKCRLKPTFISKIKLHQPSYYHYGRKIVQVIKDR from the exons ATGGCAGCAGATGATGACAATGGTGATGGAACAAGTTTATTTGATATCTTTTCTG CTTCACCTCTTAAACATACTGATGAAGGATCTTTGGACATTTATGCTGGGTTGGACAGCACTATTTCTG acagTACATCTAAATCCTGTGTGTCATTTAGAAACTGTTTGGATTTATATGAAGAGATCCTGACTGAAGAAGGAACTGCAAAGGAAGCAACGTATAATGAT TTGCAAGTAGAATATGGAAAATGTCAGCTGCAAATGAAAGAGCTGATGAAAAAGTTTAAGGAGATACAGACACAG AACTtgaacttaaaaaatgaaaaccagtCACTTAAGAAGAATATTTCGGCACTGATCAAAACTGCCAGAGTGGAAATAAACCGCaaagatgaagaaataaataaccttCACCAAAG ATTGTCTGAATTTCCACCTTTTCGAAATAATAAAACAAGGATATCAGATGTTGTTAAAATAAAAGATACCAGATCTAGATCTCCTTATTTGGATGGCTGTTCAGAGACCGATCACAGAGTTAAAAGTGATGTTTCTAAAGATGTGCATCTTAACACTTCACTGCCAAAcctgggaaaggaaggaaagtcaCATTCTGAAGCACAGAACCCTTTGCATGTACCAACATGTATTGAGAAACATTGTGCCAATGGTTTCTGGTCATATTCTGATCACCAGGTTGGTGAAGgtaactcaaatgaaaataatagaagagaaaggaaagatatCAGGCATGGCCAGTATAGTAGTGGGACAGATAAAACACAAAAAGATACAAATAGCAGCTGTGGTCTTGGTGAATCGAAGAATAAAGAGGATAGTCCAAGACTACAAGGAAATCCTGAAAAACATGGTCATGGTGAAAGAAAGGCTAAAAACAAACATTCAAAGTTAAAAAGCACAGATGGAATTCATAAAAGTGAACGCAGTGAAAAAGTGACTTATAGAGAAAGGTCACATGCTAGAGTGGAATCTCAAAATGACAAAAATCTAGAGAGACAAAGTGAAAGGTTACAAAATACGAGTCGAGAAGAACTTCAGTCATTagaaaaagcagaaaggaaaagtGATCCAAAACCTAAAACAGTAGTAAAGGATCAAGAATATTGGAGAAGATCTGATCGAGCATTGCTTCCtcattcaaagaatgaaataaaatcttaTAACTCCAGTAAATATCAtctggaagaaagaagaggaagggaatatTGTAATAGAGACAGGGGTACAAGCAGCCATGGCtttcatggtggaagaagttcaTCTTCTCTTACAAGCAGTAAAACTAACAAGTACATGTATTCCAAGGAAGTCAGTGTAATGCATCACTGGGAAAATGTACCTGAAAGGCAGAAAGTAGAAAGGCACAGAactgaagaaaggaggaaaagagaacgagaaaacaaagaagaaaacaggcaCATGAGAAAGGACAAAAAATCACCTGTAGAACATTTGCAAAAGATTAATAAAGAAGCTACAAAAATCACTGTTGAtataaagagacagaatgagccaAAAAATGATAAAGATGAAATTTCTAATGAAGTTTCTAAAGGAACAGGTAAAGAATTTGCAGTAAAAGCTGAGAATGGTCCAAGTGAAACAAAGAACAAAGATTTAAAGTTAAGCTTTATGGAAAAGTTGAACTTAACTCTTTCTCCTGCTAAAAAGCAGCCCGTTTCTCAAGATAATCAGTATCAAATAACTGATGATCCCAAGTCCAGTGGTGTCTGTGATTCTGAATCCCCAAAGAACACTAAAATAGTGACATATGTTCCCTCTGTCAGTGAACACGACACAGAGGAAACTGAATCAAAGTTACTGGAACCAAAGGATGCTCTTCTAATATCTGAACTCAGGATTGGTGTTCCAGAAAGCAAAACGGAAGAAGAAAATACGTCACTAGTTAAATCTGTTGAGAATATCTCTTGTGAAATGTTCATTTGTGATACAGAGCTTTCCTTTTCAACACCTGTGGAAATGAAACAAGCAAGGTCTTTGTTGCCATTAGTAGAGGTAGAAAAGACCAATGTTTGTGCAAGGCCTGTAGCTTCTGTAGTAATGGATGTATTGCCAATAGATGCTTCTCAAAAGTTAGGCCTAGAATTGGATACCAAAAGACATGATGGTTTGGATTCTTCTGATATTTCAGAAGGTATGGAAAGGAAAGTGGTTCTCTCAACAAAAACAGCTAAGAGCAGTGAAAGCCTTCTACAGCCTTTAGTTGAAGAAGCTGCTGTTTTACCAGTAAACCATACCAAGGACAATAACCCCAGTTTTGAGCTATCTCTTGTAGATAAACCTATGGTTGACAATAAATCTTGTCACTTGGAACCTTGCTTACCTGCAGACACACTAGCATCTTTACCACAACAGGCCCAATCAATGGACCACATGATAGAAATTGAGGAAACAAATTCAGTGTATCATGATGATGAGAACTCAGTTTTGAGCATTGACTTTAATCACTTGAGGCCTATTCCTGAAGCCATCAGTCCTCTGAATAGTCCAGTGAGACCTGTAGCAAAAATTCTTAGAATGGAAAGCCCAActgcaatttctttgtttaatAGCAGACATAAAG ATGGGTTTCCATCAGATTCAGCTCATTCTACCTTTAAGAATCATTCTGATCTCAATAAGGAAAATCACAAGGCAGTTCCCAAATTTGACAAATGTACAGAAGCAAACTCTTGTAAGAATTCCTTTTTAGATGAATTAGAGGAAGGAGAAATTAGAAGTGACAGTGAAGAGTCCATACCACAAAAAGATTCTGGAAAAAGTACCAGTACTAGAGCTGCTGCTGAAGTACAGAACACTGAGCCTATCCCAGGAGATGGGAAAAGTACTGTGCATTCACATAAAGGTGACAGTAAAATGTCTGTGAAAATTCATCAGAACAATAACAGATGTGATAAAAGACCAAGTGAAccttcaaaaacagaaaagaaagataaaacaaTGAGCATTTCCACCTTAGAAAAAATACTCCCAATTATTCCTGCACCTTCTTCCATATGGGAAATTATGCATATGTTACGAATGATAGGGAAACATGTAagaaaaaattatatgaaattcaaGGTAAAgttttcattgatacaatttCATAGAATTATTGAGTCAGCAACTTTGAGCTTTACATCACTAATTAAATACCTTGACTTATCTAAGATCTGTAAGTCAGTAACTACTTTACAGAATAATCTCTGTGATATCATAGAATGTAACCTGAAGCAAGTTAAGAAGAATGGCATAGTTGATCGTTTATTTGAACAGCAACAAccagatatgaaaaaaaaattgtggaagtTTGTAGATGAAcaacttgattatttatttgaaaaacttaAGAAAATCTTAGTAAAATTTTGTGATTCTTTAAACTTTGGAATTGACAATAATGGGGAAAAACCTGGAAAAAAGTATAAAGAGAAAACACAATATTCAAATTGTCATAAGAAAAATTTGGACAACTATAATAAAGAAATGCAGAGAAAACAGTTGTCAAAACCAGAAGAGTTTATGAATTATAAATCTCTACTgctatgtaaaaaaaaagaaaaacttgatgATAAAAACACCAATGCTAACACAGTAGAGCATAACATTAAAAGAAGTTTTAACACTTGCTTTGATAATATAAAGAGTTCTGAATCTGAAGAGCAGTCTCTGGAACTAAACTATCCAAGCACCCCCAAGCCAGGAAGACATGAAGGCAGTACCATAGAGGACACACAGATACCACAGCACACAGAATTTAAGGCAGAACGTAGTTTTCAGATCCTTACTGAGCAGCAAGCATCTAGCCTCACATTTAATTTAGTAAGTGATGCACAAATGggtgaaatatttaaaagtttgttGCAAGGTTCTGATCTTTTAGACAGTAGTGGTAACTGTACTGAAAAAAACGAGTGGGAATTAAAGACTCCAGAGAAACCAATGCTAGAGAACATGAAGGGTGAATCTACACCAACTTGTATAACAGAAGAACTGGTTGCAGGAGTGGCTTCTCCATGTCCTAAAGTTATTAGTGATGATAATTGGTCATTATTATCATCTGAAAAAGGTCCATCTTTGTCTTCAGGGCTTGCATTGCCAGTTCATCCTGATGTATTAGATGAAAATTGCATGTTTGAAGCTTTAAGTAAAGATGTGTGCAGTTCAGAAAAGAGCAAGCCCTGCACTTCTTCTATACTCTTTGAAGATCTTGCAGTCTCTTTAACAGTACCATCACCTCTGAAGTCAGATGGTCATTTGAGCTTCTTAAAGCCTGAAGTTTTGCCAAATTCAACTCCTGAAGAAGTTATTAGTGCACATTTCAGTGAAGATGCCTTACTTGAAGAAGAGGATGCCTCTGAGCAAGATATTCATTTAGCTCTAGAGTCTGATAATTCAAGCAGTAAGTCAAGTTGTTCATCATGGACAAGCCGGTCTGTTGCTCCAGGCTTTCAGTACCACCCTAATTTACCCATGCACGCTGTCATAATGGAAAAGTCCAATGATCATTTCATTGTGAAAATACGGCGTGCAGCACCATCTACCTCACCTACTCGTAAGCACAGTAAGATGCCTGAGGGGTCAGTGGCTTCTTTACCCAGAATCGCAAAAGAAGCAGATGAAGCCTCAGAGAGAGAACCAGTTTCATGTCAGAGCATAGTTTTTAAGGCTGCAGAGGACTTAGAAAATTCTGACAAAAATGTTGATACAAGCAAATCAACTTATAAAGAACAGAACTCTTCAATACAAGCACAGGCTCCATCTATGTATGACTTTCTGAAAGATTCCTCAAGTAAGGTGGGCCATTGTGATGAAGTGGCTGATGCTTGTCTTGGGTCGCATCAAGTATGGGAACCAAAAGTTCCTAAGAAATTGGAGGGATTGCCTTCAGGGGAAAAAGTCCCACATACTGTTGAGGATGATCTTCCCACCACATGCATAGATCTAACAAAAGATCCAGTCACTGAGACCAAAAACTTTGGGGAACTCTTAGAAGTAACAGTTTTAAATATTGATCATTTGGAACATTCTGAATCCAATTTAGATCAGAGTGCTCAAATATTAGGCAAGTCTTTACAGTCTGATACTACAGATGCTTTTATTGATTTGACACAAGATGCTACAGATGAGAGTAAAAATGAAGGTAGTAATCCCATGTTAGCTGTTGAAGGCTTGGAGTGCCAGGTTATATGTGTAGATGAAGATAACTGTAAGGAAGAAAAGATGCTAAGTACAAACAGTCCTTTGAATTGTATAGTTGAGGAAACTTGTATTGATTTGACCCCAGAGTCTCCTGGTTCATGTGAAATAAAAAAGGATGCTTTAAAATCAAAACTGCCATTGAACTCTGATAGTTTAATGTTGCCTGGGACTTTAGATAATGCtcacaagaagagaaaaaattGTTCTGGTCTAAATCATTCTCcaaaaaggcaaagaaaggaaacaaacttAGCCAGCAAGGAAAAAACTAAGAAATTTAGCCAGGATTCTGGTGAAGATGAagaagcttatggaaagaaatccAATAAGAAAAAGGCCCCTGCAGTGAATCTCTCCTTGAAAGCAAGCCCAGGGATTAATGATTCAGACACATCACTTGGTACTTCTCCCATAAGCCTTTCTGCAAAGAATGTTattaaaaagaagggagaaattATAGTTTCATGGACAAG AAATGATGACCGGGAAATTTTACTAGAATGTCAGAAAAGAATGCCATCACTGAAAACATTTACATATTTAGCTGTCAAGTTGAACAAAAATCCAAATCAG gttTCAGAGAGATTCCAGCAGCTGAAGAAGCTCTTTGAGAAGTCAAAGTGCAG